The sequence below is a genomic window from Thalassobaculum sp. OXR-137.
CTCCGCCCGCTTCCGCAAGCTGATCGCCGAGAATCAGTATGAGACGGCCCTTGAGGTCGCCCGCCAGCAGGTGGAGAGCGGCGCCCAGATCCTCGACGTCAACATGGACGAGGGCCTGCTCGACAGCGAAGCGGCGATGACCACCTACCTCAACCTGATCGCCAGCGAGCCGGACATCAGCCGTGTACCGATCATGGTGGACAGCTCCAAATGGACCGTGATCGAGGCGGGCCTGAAGTGCCTTCAGGGCAAGGGCATCGTGAATTCGATCAGCCTCAAGGAGGGCGAGGAGCCGTTCCTGCAGCAGGCGCGTCTCGTGCGCCGCTACGGCGCCGCGGTCGTGGTCATGGCCTTCGACGAGCAGGGCCAGGCCGAGACCGCCGAGCGCAAGTTCGAGATCTGCAAGCGGGCCTACGACCTGCTGCTGGAGAAGGTCGATTTCCCGCCCGAGGACATCATCTTCGACCCGAACATTTTCGCGGTGGCTACCGGCATCGACGAGCATAACGACTATGCCCGCGCCTTCTTCGAGGGTACCCGGCTGATCAAGAAGCACCTGCCCCACGTCCATGTGTCGGGCGGCGTGTCGAACGTGTCCTTCTCGTTCCGCGGCAACAACGCGGTGCGCGAGGCGATGCACGCCTGCTTCCTGTACCACGCCATCGACGCGGGCCTCGACATGGCCATCGTCAATGCGGGCGCGCTGCCCGTCTACCAGGACATTCCCGACGACCTGCGCGAGCGGATCGAGGACGTGCTGCTGAACCGCCGTGCGGACGCGACCGACCGGATGCTGGAGATCGCCGAGCAGTATCGGGGATCCGGCGGGGCGGCCAAGGTGGTCGACGACAAGTGGCGCGAGGCGCCGGTCGAGAAGCGCCTGGAGCACGCGCTGGTCCACGGCATCGGCGATTTCGTCGAGGCCGATGTGGAAGAGGCGCGCCTGAAGGCGGACCGGCCGATCCATGTGATCGAGGGGCCGCTGATGGACGGCATGAACGTGGTCGGCGACCTGTTCGGTGCTGGCAAGATGTTCCTGCCGCAGGTGGTGAAGTCGGCCCGCGTGATGAAGAAGGCCGTCGCCGTCCTGCTGCCGCATATCGAGGCGGAAAAGGACGAGAACCAGAGCGCCAAGGGCAAGATCCTGATGGCGACGGTGAAGGGCGACGTCCACGACATCGGCAAGAACATCGTCGGCGTGGTTCTGCAGTGTAACAACTACGAGGTCATCGACCTCGGCGTGATGGTGCCCTGCGCACGGATCCTGGAGGTCGCCGCCGAGGAGAAGGTGGACGCGATCGGCCTGTCGGGCCTGATCACCCCCAGCCTGGACGAAATGGTTTATGTCGCCTCCGAGATGCAGCGCGAGGGGCTCGACCTGCCGCTGCTGATCGGCGGGGCGACCACTTCGAAGATGCACACCGCGGTCAAGATCGACCCGGCCTACAAGGGTCCGGTGGTCCATGTGATCGACGCCAGCCGCGCGGTCGGCGTGGTCCAGGAACTGCTGTCCCGCGACCGCAAGACGGCCTATGCGGAGAAGATCCGCGCCGACTATCAGAAGATGGCCGAGAAGCGCCGCACCGGTCGCGTCGACCGCGAACGGATCTCGATCGCCGATGCCCGCGCCAACAAGGCGAAGATCGACTGGGCCGGCTACCAGCCGCCGAAGCCGGCCTTCGAAGGCATCAAGACGTTCGAGAACTATCCGCTGCAGGAACTGGTCGACCGGATCGACTGGCAGCCGTTCTTCTCCACTTGGGAGTTGAGGGGGCGCTTCCCGGACATCCTGGACGATCCCGTCGTCGGCGAGGCGGCGCGGCCGCTCTGGGACGATGCCCAGGAGATGCTGAAGCAGATCGTCGAGGGCGAGTGGGCGAAGCCGCGCGCGGTGATCGGCTTCTGGCCGGCCAAGGCCGACGGCGACGACATCCGCCTGAAGACCGAGCAGGGCGAGACCGTCGTCCACACCCTGCGACAGCAGATGCCGCGCGGCGAGGACAAGGCCAACCTGGCCCTGTCCGACTATATCGCGCCCGGGGGCGGCGACTGGCTCGGCGGCTTCACGGTGACCGCCGGCATCGAGATCGAGCACAAGGCCAAGGAGTACGAGGAGGCGGGTGACATGTACAACTCGATCCTCGTCAAAGCCCTGGCCGACCGGATCGCCGAAGCCTTCGCCGAGCGGATGCACGAGCGGGTGCGTCGCGAATTCTGGGGGTATGCCGCCGACGAGACGCTGACGAACGAGCAGCTGATCGCCGAGGACTATCAGGGGATCCGCCCGGCCCCCGGCTATCCGGCCTGCCCTGACCACACCGAGAAGGGCACGCTGTTCGAGCTGCTGGACGCGGAGAAGCAGGCCGGCGTCGAGCTGACCGAGTCCTTTGCCATGTGGCCGGCGGCGTCGGTCTCCGGCTGGTATTTCTCCCATCCGGAAGCCCGGTATTTCGGTCTCGGCCGGATCGAGCGGGATCAGGTCGAGGACTATGCCCGCCGCAAGGGCATGTCCGTCGAGGAGGTGGAGCGCTGGATGGCGCCGTCGCTCGCCTACGATCCGGAAGAGGAACGCAACAAGCGCGAAGCCGCCTGAGGTTTCGCCGCCGAGATCTGGGTCCCGGATGCTCCCTTCGGGGGGATCCGGTCGGACGAGGGAATGGCCTCACCTCTCCCTCGATCGGACACGCGAGAGCGTCGTCCGGGACCTGGTGCCCGTCTGGGCCACATTACTCATCCAGTCAAACATCATCACTCCCCGGACTTGTTCCGGGGCAATCCCGTCCGACGCGTCTGTGCTGGTGACCTAATCCCGAACGCCCGACCCGGCTGCCCGGATTGCCCCGGCACAAGGCC
It includes:
- the metH gene encoding methionine synthase, whose amino-acid sequence is MTESRGTFINIGERTNVTGSARFRKLIAENQYETALEVARQQVESGAQILDVNMDEGLLDSEAAMTTYLNLIASEPDISRVPIMVDSSKWTVIEAGLKCLQGKGIVNSISLKEGEEPFLQQARLVRRYGAAVVVMAFDEQGQAETAERKFEICKRAYDLLLEKVDFPPEDIIFDPNIFAVATGIDEHNDYARAFFEGTRLIKKHLPHVHVSGGVSNVSFSFRGNNAVREAMHACFLYHAIDAGLDMAIVNAGALPVYQDIPDDLRERIEDVLLNRRADATDRMLEIAEQYRGSGGAAKVVDDKWREAPVEKRLEHALVHGIGDFVEADVEEARLKADRPIHVIEGPLMDGMNVVGDLFGAGKMFLPQVVKSARVMKKAVAVLLPHIEAEKDENQSAKGKILMATVKGDVHDIGKNIVGVVLQCNNYEVIDLGVMVPCARILEVAAEEKVDAIGLSGLITPSLDEMVYVASEMQREGLDLPLLIGGATTSKMHTAVKIDPAYKGPVVHVIDASRAVGVVQELLSRDRKTAYAEKIRADYQKMAEKRRTGRVDRERISIADARANKAKIDWAGYQPPKPAFEGIKTFENYPLQELVDRIDWQPFFSTWELRGRFPDILDDPVVGEAARPLWDDAQEMLKQIVEGEWAKPRAVIGFWPAKADGDDIRLKTEQGETVVHTLRQQMPRGEDKANLALSDYIAPGGGDWLGGFTVTAGIEIEHKAKEYEEAGDMYNSILVKALADRIAEAFAERMHERVRREFWGYAADETLTNEQLIAEDYQGIRPAPGYPACPDHTEKGTLFELLDAEKQAGVELTESFAMWPAASVSGWYFSHPEARYFGLGRIERDQVEDYARRKGMSVEEVERWMAPSLAYDPEEERNKREAA